The Streptomyces cyanogenus DNA segment TCGATGGTGCGCATCACCTCGTCGAGCGGCGCGTCGGTCCGGGCCACCGTCACCAGGACCTCCCCATGGGCGGCAGCGGTGGCCGGCGGGGTGCGCGGGGCGCTCTCGCGGCCGGCCCCGATCCCGGTGCCGAACGTCTTGCGTACGATCGCGAAGGCGTGGTCCAGCTGCGCCTCCACGTCCCCCTGGCCGCCGGCCCGCAGCCAGCGCCGCAGCACGTGGTTGTGGGCGGTGACCACGGCCGAGGCCGCCACCTCGGCCAGCAGCGGGTCGTCGTTCGCGTCGTCGGCGTGCGCGTGCTCGTCGAAGTGGCCGAGCAGATAGCGGGTGAACAGGCGCTCGTAGCGCGCCACGGAGGCGATCTCGGCCTCGCGCAGGGTCGGGACCTCGCGCGTGAGCTTGTAGCGCGCGACCGAGATCTCCGGCCGCGCCGCGTACATCTTCATGACCTCCTTGATGCCGCGGCACACGGTGTCGAGCGGGTGCTCGTGCGCGGGGGCGGCGTTGAGGACCGCCTCCGCGCGGATCAGCGTGTCGTCGTGGTCCGGGAAGATCGCCTCTTCCTTGGAGCGGAAGTGGCGGAAGAAGGTGCGCCGGGCGACCCCGGCGGCGG contains these protein-coding regions:
- a CDS encoding TetR family transcriptional regulator; the protein is MSQPAKSSRTPATPDAPESAAGSRAAAQRLKMRRELAAAAMELFATKGYEATTVDEIAAAAGVARRTFFRHFRSKEEAIFPDHDDTLIRAEAVLNAAPAHEHPLDTVCRGIKEVMKMYAARPEISVARYKLTREVPTLREAEIASVARYERLFTRYLLGHFDEHAHADDANDDPLLAEVAASAVVTAHNHVLRRWLRAGGQGDVEAQLDHAFAIVRKTFGTGIGAGRESAPRTPPATAAAHGEVLVTVARTDAPLDEVMRTIEQALKTRT